The Moraxella nasicaprae sequence TTGGCGTTGATTCAGGTGTTGTCAGAAATCTGCCCACCCATGCTTAATCAAAACCAAAAGGTTCGTTTTGATAAGGTGTACAACAAACAGCTGCGTGCATTCATGCCCAATAACAGCAATCCACAGCAAGCACTACGCCAGCTGTCGGGACAACGGGACTATCGGTTGATTTTGCACAATGTGCGTTCATGGACAAAAAGCTATCCTGCCAGCGAAAACCGTGCTTTGTGCAAAGAATTTGCCCAAATGCCCTTATAGACCCAATAATCATTTTAATTTTATCTTCACACCCTGCCTAAGTGATGATGTATGTCATCACTTTTTGATGATTTAAAAGTCGCCAGATGACGATGAATTTTGGGTCTGTTTTGTCAAAGTTTGCCAAATTTCCCATCATTTTTGCCAAAAAATTTGTTATACTACCCCAAAGACATGGTAAATTTTTTGGATAAAAAATATGTACGCTTTTAATCGCAGTTTTCCAAACACTCGCCTGCGTCGTCTGCGTGTCTGTGATGGCATTCGCCAGATGGTCGCTGAAACCCACCTAAAACCCCATCATCTGATTGCCCCTGTTTTTGTCATCGAAGGCAATAACCAGCAACAAGCCATTGCCAGTATGCCCAATGTCTATCGCTACTCGATTGATTTATTGATTGAGCATACCAAAGAATTGTATGACGCTGGCGTAAGAATGATTGACATCTTCCCTGTCATCGACCCAAATCTAAAAACACCTGATGGTCGTGAAGCCTACAATCCAGACACGCTGGCAGTGCGAGCAGTTAAGGCGATTAAAGATGCTTGTCCGCAAATGATGGTGATGACCGATGTCGCCTTAGACCCCTACACCACACACGGTCAAGATGGCATCATTGACGAGACAGGCTATGTGGTCAATGACATCACCACCCAAGCTCTTGTCAAGCAAACTTTGGCTCATGCCAAGGCAGGGGCGGATGTCATTTCGCCCAGCGACATGATGGACGGTCGTATCGGTGTGATGCGTCAAGCCCTAGAAAGCGAGGGTTTTGTCAATACCGCCATTATGGCATATTCTGCCAAATACGCCTCCGCCTACTATGGTCCGTTTCGTGATGCTGTCGGTAGTGCTGGCAACCTAAAAGGACACAAAAAGCAGTACCAAATGAACCCTGCCAACCGAGCCGAAGCTCTGCACGAGATTGCTTTGGATTTATCCGAAGGGGCGGATATGGTGATGGTCAAACCTGGTCAGCCTTATTTGGATATCGTGCGTGAAGTCAAAGACAGCTTTGGCGTACCAACCTTTGCTTATCAAGTCTCAGGCGAATACGCCATGCACATGGCAGCAATCCAAAACGGCTGGCTGTCTGACGCTGTCATTTTAGAAAGCCTGCTTGGATTTAGGCGTGCAGGTTGTGATGGGATTTTGACCTATTTTGCCTTAGATGCCGCCAAAATGCTAAACGACCTATAATTTTAAGTAACACTTGTACCAATTTTATTCAAAACCGTGTTAGAATAGCTGATGAATTTTTCTTAATAGCTGACTAAAAGCCCATTGGTACAACACCGCTCTGATGAGCATTAATTATTTGATGGATTGATTAT is a genomic window containing:
- a CDS encoding MCR_0457 family protein — translated: MMKHTTIYHTTNKVWLNLLLSTLILSVLSVTHLAHAESRYQRDARNQLRQISTQDVYLTVSQYELALIQVLSEICPPMLNQNQKVRFDKVYNKQLRAFMPNNSNPQQALRQLSGQRDYRLILHNVRSWTKSYPASENRALCKEFAQMPL
- the hemB gene encoding porphobilinogen synthase produces the protein MYAFNRSFPNTRLRRLRVCDGIRQMVAETHLKPHHLIAPVFVIEGNNQQQAIASMPNVYRYSIDLLIEHTKELYDAGVRMIDIFPVIDPNLKTPDGREAYNPDTLAVRAVKAIKDACPQMMVMTDVALDPYTTHGQDGIIDETGYVVNDITTQALVKQTLAHAKAGADVISPSDMMDGRIGVMRQALESEGFVNTAIMAYSAKYASAYYGPFRDAVGSAGNLKGHKKQYQMNPANRAEALHEIALDLSEGADMVMVKPGQPYLDIVREVKDSFGVPTFAYQVSGEYAMHMAAIQNGWLSDAVILESLLGFRRAGCDGILTYFALDAAKMLNDL